The segment CCCGTCCTCGAAGCCAGCCTCCAGGTTTTCGATCAGCACGGGCTTCGCGGCCGGCAGCGGCGCGGTGCCGAGCTTGCGCCATTCCGGAAGACTGATGATGGGCGCAAACGCGCCGGGATGGCTGACGCCGCTGACGGTCACCACGTCCCCGGGCGCCGGGCCGCTGCGCCGCAGGTTTTCCACAAACACGCCGCCGGTCTCGTCCTGCACGAAAAACTGGCCGCTCCAGTCGGACTCCGCAGCGGTGACCACACCGGTGACGGTGATGGGAAGCCGTTTGGCCGCTTGTTCGGCGGAGAGTGACAGCACGGATGCGGCGCTCGTGAGCCGCGCGGTCTCCGCCACCTGCGCGACGGCAACTCCGCCGACAAAAAGGATGGCGAGCAGAAGGGAAAGGCATCGGGGTAGCATCATGATCACGAGCAGACGGGCTGGGGCGGAGGCTCGCGCGAGGACGCCGGGACTGTAGCCGGTTATGCTCCGTTTCCAAGTCGCCTTGAGCCCCTCGAAAGAGGGATATCGGGCGCGCCGCGTCGATGGTAGATTGAGCCGTCCCGGAGCGACTACCCGCCACCCCACACCGCGGGCGACCGACGCTCGCTCTCCCCCTGCTCTAGCACCACCACACATGAAACCCCATTGTTTGTTCGTCGCGGGAGCGTTTTCCGCGGCGATGATCGTGTCCGCGACGCGGGCGCAAACGGCGAGCCCGGCCCCGACCGAGCGCGCTTCGGAAGAGGAACCCGTCGTTCTCTCGCCCTTCAAGGTCGATGCCTCGCGCGACAAGGGCTATCGCGCCACCAACTCGATCTCCGGCACGCGGCTCAACACCGCGATCAAGGATCTGCCGATGCCCATCGAGGTGATCACCGAGGAATTCCTGCGCGACACCGGTGCGCGCACGCTGCGCGATTCGCTGCGCTACAGCTCGGGCATCCTGCTGCAGACGCAGAACGACTACTCGGCGCCCGCGGGCAGTTTCTCCACCAGTCCGGGCAAGATCAATAACCCGGAGGGCATGACGGCGAGCGCGACGCAAACCAACATGAAGATCCGCGGCTTCCAGACCGAGTCGGTGCTGCGCGACGGTTTCCGCCGGCAGAACGCCACCGATTCGGTGAACATCGACCGCGTCGAGATCGCGCGCGGGCCGGCCTCGCTGCTCTACGGCGTCGGCAACTTCGGCGGCGTGGTGAACTACTTGGTGAAGCAGCCGCTGCGCGAGCGCGCCACCGAACTCTCGGCCACTTACGGCAGCGACAACTTCATGCGGGCGACGCTCGACACGACGGGTCCGATCACGGCGAACGGAAGCGTGGCGTATCGGCTGACCGGCGCGTGGCAGGACACCGGCTCCTACACGGACTTCAACGACGAGAATCACTATTTCATTTCGCCGGTCGTGAGCTGGCGGCCGTTCGAGAGCACCGAACTGGTTTTCGACGTCGAATACGGCCACCAGAAAAACATGGGCATCGGCTGGCAGACGCTCCGCGCGGTGGCGTCGCCCTACGTCAACGAGGCGTCGGGCTACAACGGCAATTTTTATCAGATCCCCGGCAGGGACGTGCGCGAATTTCGGTGGAGCGGACCGGACACCTATCGCGACGGCGAGTCGGCGAATTTTTTGGTGAAGCTCACGCAGCGGATCACCGACAATCTGCACCTGCTGGTCGGCGTGAACCGCTCGACGTTCAACTACGACCAGCTCGACAACCTCGCGCATTTCCGGCGGATCGAGGGCGATCCGGGCGACATCGCCTGGGCGGTGGCGCCGGTGACGTATGCGGGACTCTCCTCGACGCAGTCGGGCATTCCGGTCGGGCCGCAGCCGTCGGCGATCGGTTACCAATGGGAGCTGCGGCAGCAGGAGGACGTGCACGACCAGGTTCGCGCCGAGCTCAATTTTGCCGGCGAGCTGTTTAGGGATTCTTCGAAGTGGCTGCGGATGAAGCACTCGTTGCTCGGCGGATTCAGCTATACGCGGGAGACCTCCGAGTATCACACGCGCCAGACGCCAGGCGACGTGGTGAACTACCACAGTCCGGCCGACTACAGCTATTTTCGGTTTGGACAGCAGGGCAACGGCACGCCGGACCACCCGCTCGTCGAGTGGGACAACCAGGAGACCACGGTTTCAAACCCGGCGCTTTATCTGGTCTACCAGGGCCGGCTGCTGGACGACCGGCTGACGCTCATCGGCGGCACGCGGCGGGATCGGAGTTGGAACAGCGTGTGGCAGTATAATCCGCAGTATCGCTCCGACGGCACGAAAGGCGGCGACGCCGAGCGCACGGATCTGCGGAGCGACACGAACAAGGACACGACTTACCAGTGGGGCGCGAGCCTCGCGATCACGCCGAAGAAGGATCTGTCGATTTACTGGATGCGCTCCGAAGGCGTGCAGCCGAACTACCAAGGCAAGCTCGATCTCTACGGACGGCCGTTGCAGGCAGCGATCGCGACGAACAAGGAGATCGGCTTGAAATTCGACCTCTTCGGCGGACGACTCTCCGGCACGATCAGCAAGTTCAAGATCGTCCGCGAACGCGGGCAGGTGGGCAGCTCGAGTCTCGTGTGGTTTGCGCCCGTGGTTTCGGGCAACCTGAAGTTCGATCCGGCGAAGGACATCGTTTACCGGGTCGACGAACTCAATCCCGTGACTAATGACTGGAACGGCGCCGCCGTCGCGTCTGCGGCGCAGTGGGACGCTGCGGTGGCCGCCGGCTCGGTTTACCAGGCGACAAACTCCGCCGGCGAGACGCACTGGTATGCGAACGCGTCCAAGCCCACCGGCGCGGCGCTGCTCGACGCGGTGTTCGCGAACGTTCACGCCCAGAAACAATACGGCTGGTGGGGCTGGATCTACGGTGGAGCCGATCCCGGCAGTCTGCCGTTCGACAACCTCGTCAACAACGCGACGATGGACGACAACGGCGCGCAGCGCGCGGTCGCCACCGGCACCGACCAGTCGAAAGGCTGGGATACGCAGATCATCTGGTCGCTGACCGACAATCTGCAGGTCGTCGCCACGTGGTCGCACATCGAGAAACGGGTGCTCAATGCACAGGCGTGGGCGAAGTATCCGTATCCGCAGGATCGCTGGGCGATCTGGTATGCCCCGATTTCGTGGGCCGCGACCGCCGGCCGGCCGCTCAGCGAAGTCTACACGGACCCGACCGACACCTCGACGTTCATCGCGTTCGGCAAAGGGCTGCCGATGGACGACACGCCGGAAAACCAGGCGACGCTGTGGGTGAACTACAAGTTCACCGAAGGCACGATGAAAGGCTGGTCGTTCGGCGCGGGCGGTTGGTGGGAGGACGAGCGTTCGATCTATCCGGCCTACGGCCAGAATGCGCTCGATAACCAAGGCAACCCGATCTTCCTCTCCACGAAGGCCCGCACCTCGGTCAACGCGATGGTGCGTTACGAATTCCTGCTGCGCGGTCGCGAGTCGAGCGTGCAGCTCAACGTCGACAACGTGCTCAACGACCGGGACCTCTACGGCTTCATCTACGCCGCACCGATCCGCTGGCAGCTGTCGTTCAATCATCGGCTCTAGCCGGCCGGCACTTTCACGTTCTCCCTGACACACACAGGCGGAAAACGGGTAGGGCGCGTTCTGCTGGCCAGTAGAACGCTCCGCGCCGTGACGATGTACCATCACCGCGGCAGCGAGATGGACTCGCCGCCCTACCTTTTCCCCTTCCAGCCACGTTCCAGCGCTCGCGTTCCGGTGGAGCCCGCCATCCCGGCGGGCCTGAGGCGCCCCGCGCAAGCTTGGCGGGGACGCCGGGCTCCACCGGGATAACGCGTCCGCCAGGACGACAGAAATTTTCCTCCAACAGGTCATTTTCCCATGTATTCACACTTCCGCTCACTCACGTTGCTGGCATCGTTTGGCGGCGCGTCGTTCGCGTTTGCCGCCGGCGTGCCCTCCGCGCAGGTTTACCTGACGCAAAAAGACGCGCCGCACCGGCTCGCGGCGACCGGAGCCTTGCGCTTCGCACCGTTGCCCCAGCCCATGGAGAAGCAGCAGTGCGTGTTTGTGGATCCGACGCACGAGTTCGAAACACTGCTCGGCATTGGCGGCGCGATCACCGACGCGGCGGCGGAGACATTCGACAAGCTGCCGGAGACGAAACGCGCGGAGCTGCTACGCGCCTACTACGATCCACGAGCCGGGATCGGTTACTCGCTCGCGCGGACCCACATCAACAGCTGCGATTTTTCCTCCGGCAGCTACACCTACGTGGCGGAGGGTGACCGCGAGCTGAAGAGCTTCGATATCGCGCCGGACCTGCGACACCGGATCCCGCTGCTGCGGGCGGCGCTGAAGACCGCCGGACCGGGGTTGACGGTTTACGCCAGCCCGTGGAGCCCACCGGCGTGGATGAAGGACAGCGGCGACATGCTGCATGGCGGCAAGCTGCGGCCGGACATGCGCGCGGCGTGGGCGAACTATTTCGTAAAGTTCATCCACGCCTATGAACAAGCGGGCGTGCCGCTCTGGGGCGTGACGGTGCAGAACGAGCCGATGGCGGTG is part of the Opitutus terrae PB90-1 genome and harbors:
- a CDS encoding TonB-dependent siderophore receptor, translated to MKPHCLFVAGAFSAAMIVSATRAQTASPAPTERASEEEPVVLSPFKVDASRDKGYRATNSISGTRLNTAIKDLPMPIEVITEEFLRDTGARTLRDSLRYSSGILLQTQNDYSAPAGSFSTSPGKINNPEGMTASATQTNMKIRGFQTESVLRDGFRRQNATDSVNIDRVEIARGPASLLYGVGNFGGVVNYLVKQPLRERATELSATYGSDNFMRATLDTTGPITANGSVAYRLTGAWQDTGSYTDFNDENHYFISPVVSWRPFESTELVFDVEYGHQKNMGIGWQTLRAVASPYVNEASGYNGNFYQIPGRDVREFRWSGPDTYRDGESANFLVKLTQRITDNLHLLVGVNRSTFNYDQLDNLAHFRRIEGDPGDIAWAVAPVTYAGLSSTQSGIPVGPQPSAIGYQWELRQQEDVHDQVRAELNFAGELFRDSSKWLRMKHSLLGGFSYTRETSEYHTRQTPGDVVNYHSPADYSYFRFGQQGNGTPDHPLVEWDNQETTVSNPALYLVYQGRLLDDRLTLIGGTRRDRSWNSVWQYNPQYRSDGTKGGDAERTDLRSDTNKDTTYQWGASLAITPKKDLSIYWMRSEGVQPNYQGKLDLYGRPLQAAIATNKEIGLKFDLFGGRLSGTISKFKIVRERGQVGSSSLVWFAPVVSGNLKFDPAKDIVYRVDELNPVTNDWNGAAVASAAQWDAAVAAGSVYQATNSAGETHWYANASKPTGAALLDAVFANVHAQKQYGWWGWIYGGADPGSLPFDNLVNNATMDDNGAQRAVATGTDQSKGWDTQIIWSLTDNLQVVATWSHIEKRVLNAQAWAKYPYPQDRWAIWYAPISWAATAGRPLSEVYTDPTDTSTFIAFGKGLPMDDTPENQATLWVNYKFTEGTMKGWSFGAGGWWEDERSIYPAYGQNALDNQGNPIFLSTKARTSVNAMVRYEFLLRGRESSVQLNVDNVLNDRDLYGFIYAAPIRWQLSFNHRL